In one window of Prevotella sp. E13-17 DNA:
- a CDS encoding 6-bladed beta-propeller: protein MMVFKNIFCKVIGLFLSSCVCLFESCAEGEMVSNVVYANLNNVKSLTDKDIIDSVDIISLQGTDSWIQKIDKVVESDTLLYVMDQKSKAVYVFSHTGQFLSKISNVGHAANEYIEIDDIFVDKQDGCINILCGLDKKILKYNAAGTKLLEVITLPMPFRRIVSYNGGYVGFMGNCSEDGKAFHNLWVMDKDFKILNSYVDINPNLEGIYNSDIATFSEHENNLYFFSNSGREVYRLNGISSKPSLSFMLDCGEANPHHLTAEDYSDWQRMFEISNKYVMNISDFRETDNYIMFYYLYQGCYYLTVQNKKENNTQTYRLDTYCGDYLFEFGHVVDMTDDAIYTSVQAQSVYYPWKGGVESMDFEKRYPQQVNNIRKKFKNINPDGNPFIVKYYLCKTLR, encoded by the coding sequence ATGATGGTATTTAAGAATATCTTTTGTAAGGTCATAGGACTCTTTTTGTCCAGCTGTGTGTGTCTATTCGAGTCATGCGCAGAAGGCGAAATGGTTTCTAATGTTGTGTATGCAAATCTGAATAATGTTAAGTCGTTAACAGACAAGGATATTATTGATAGTGTTGACATCATCTCTCTACAAGGTACTGATTCGTGGATTCAAAAAATTGATAAGGTTGTAGAATCTGATACTCTTCTGTATGTGATGGATCAAAAGAGCAAAGCTGTTTATGTGTTTTCTCATACAGGACAATTTCTCTCAAAAATATCTAATGTAGGACATGCTGCTAATGAATATATTGAGATAGACGATATTTTTGTTGATAAGCAAGATGGCTGTATCAACATATTGTGTGGGCTTGATAAGAAAATACTGAAATATAATGCTGCTGGTACCAAATTGCTTGAGGTTATAACTCTTCCAATGCCTTTCCGACGAATTGTTTCTTACAATGGCGGATATGTGGGATTTATGGGAAATTGCAGTGAGGATGGAAAAGCGTTTCATAACTTGTGGGTTATGGATAAGGATTTCAAAATCCTAAATTCATACGTTGATATAAATCCCAATCTGGAAGGTATTTATAATAGTGATATTGCTACATTTTCCGAACATGAAAACAACTTGTATTTCTTTTCGAACTCAGGTAGGGAAGTCTATCGATTAAACGGCATCAGCTCTAAGCCGTCTTTGTCGTTTATGTTGGATTGTGGCGAAGCGAATCCTCATCACTTAACGGCTGAAGACTATTCTGATTGGCAGCGTATGTTTGAGATTTCAAACAAGTATGTAATGAACATCAGTGATTTTAGGGAAACGGATAATTATATTATGTTTTATTACCTGTATCAGGGATGTTATTATCTTACGGTCCAGAATAAAAAAGAAAACAACACTCAAACCTATAGGTTAGATACGTATTGTGGTGATTATCTTTTCGAGTTCGGACATGTTGTTGACATGACAGACGATGCAATTTATACATCAGTGCAGGCACAATCTGTTTATTATCCTTGGAAAGGTGGAGTTGAGTCTATGGATTTTGAAAAGCGTTATCCTCAGCAAGTAAATAACATTAGAAAGAAGTTTAAAAATATCAACCCAGATGGGAATCCCTTTATAGTGAAATATTATTTATGCAAAACATTACGATAA